In the Ranitomeya imitator isolate aRanImi1 chromosome 2, aRanImi1.pri, whole genome shotgun sequence genome, gtccttttatcggcttaccccctccaggagtaccgctgaactctgtgtctgttgctgcgtccgaccctagtgaagctcatatcacctcacgtttttccggttgctgtattatatataatgaatacagccacggatccggtatccgtctttgcgcctgttctgggtagtgattaatgctacccggttctcacaatgtcctttttctctatccctcttctcctcaggccggtgatttaggcctggtaacagtcacagggctgttagatattcaactgtatgacctctcactttcagctccttggcccaactgccatttctactctcagaccagaatggatcaaggggagtctctggagctcccccttctggccggaggtggtagtgcagtcttgctattttagtatttgtatttactgtcagtaactatttttgtggcaaatacccctaggggtgccacattagcgagttctccttcaatagaagtcttcaaacagaggctgtctgagatggtttagtgaatcctgcattgagcagggggttggacacgatgacccttggaaGTCCCTTCCAACACTAACATTCTATGATCTTTTTTATCCAATGTTTCTCTACTCAGAATGTTAACCATACCATGGTTAAAGCCATGATGGAGAAATAGGTACAAATTGCCTCCTTGGCGCTGAAGGGATGGATTCTCAGGCCCTGATTCACTAAAGTAATTTCGCCAGAATTCTTGAGAAAATCGCTTCGAAAAGTTACCAAAATTTTGTGACTTGACTTTTTCATGACATTCTCTCCTAGCACCATCAAAATAGGTGGAGCGGGGAGCACGCAGTGTGAACGTGACACCACTAATTCATGACAAGATGTGATGTTTCTTACTTCAGTTAGTGACTGGAGAAAGATTTGTGGCAAGGTGCATGGGGATACACACCACTTGTCAGACACTCCAGATTCGAGAGACGTGTACCTTTTAAACGAACCAGGAGCATCTGACTCTAAAACGTCTCCTCATGAAgagagtcaagaaaaaaaaaaaatcaccgatCTTAATGGATCGGAGCCTAAGTGCTTTGATAATTAACTCTTTCCTTATTTCAAAATTTTTGTTAAATTGTCTTGAAAAAATGAACACAATCAAGCGAACCACCCGGCAGTCCAGTtacgaaaaaaaaaatcaattttatttcAATCATAAATATTCACAAAAGGATAAATAATGAAGATATCCAAGCATTAAATTAAGAAAATCAATTCAGAATAAAATCACATGTCAATAAATACCATCACCAGACGTCTTTACGGCCGAAAtgatgacacacacgtacagcttTCATAAACCGTGGGCTGACGAAGCCCCCTTAAATTCTCGAATAATACATGCCTTataaacagacaaaaaaaaaaaaaactatcgaaagatcacaaaaaaaataaatatgggggggggggaaatgaccGAGTTGAGGTAACAGCAGTGGCCCCTGGACTAGGAGTTGGTTGATGTTCAGAAAAATGACAGCAAACCAAGTAACTGAATTTGGAAAGTGTTTGCCCTGAATACACGGAGGAACGGGCGGCTATGGCTTTTGAACCCCAAATATAATTTCGGGTTATAACAGTTTTATCAAAATCATAGAAATATATAAAGGATATTGCTTTGTTTGTGATTTTTTAATTCGGCTTCCATAGAGAAAAGCtacaatcattaaaaaaaatggcTGTTTACGACAAACTAATTTATAGACTTTTACAAGCCACCGTAACATTTATACAGAAATTACAATAAATTAGTTTTCGTTCTTTCATTGGATATACCAATTAAAAATTTACTCCATTTTGGTGAGAAAAAAAATCTGTAGGATTACCCTGGTTTATATAGAAATGTAGCATGATTAAGGCAATCTGAAACATTTACGCTTAAATTAGTCATCTTAAAAATATAGATTTATATATGTCTCTATATATAGGTTTTATATACATTGTATATGTGCTGGGGCAGATTGTCCCAATGGcttcatctttaaaaaaaaaaaaaaacattaggtccataaacaaaatttacaaaatgatTTAGGAATTGGTGCAGGGTTTTAGAAAAGACCAGATATGAACCTTTTATGCCAAAAATAGGCATGTTGGGTTCATTATGGCAGATAAGAGAATTCATTATTATCTCTTGATtgttctttagattttttttttttttttaggtgaaattcGACTTCTACAGTTTAACACTTATTTGGAGATTGTGCATCTGGTAGTCGAAAAACACAGAATAATGCCCTCTCCTTGCCGTCAAGGAAAACCGTTTCAGGTTCATCCGCTGATAATAAATTAAAAGTTGAGTCCTCTCGTTATTTACAATAGTGTCTTGCTACAAGATACATCGTTGTGTCCATTAATTGCCCTACTGGGAATATCAGCAGTTTTGGGTTCCCACTAGAACATCCATGAGATAGTCCAAGTCGCTAAGTTCCAACATAGAGTCCTGTCCGTCAGACGACGTCTTCTCTTCCGTCTCGTTCATGCTAGTAAAAGTCTTGAAGTTTAAAAGGTTGCTGCTCGCCCATGGGTCACTATCATACATGGAAGTGTCGATGTCTTCAAAAATGTCCTCAAGGTTGTCCCCGAGGAGATAGGTGGAGGAATTTGGGAAGCTGGATGTAGGTGTCAGCTTACCAGATTCTTCTCGACTTCCATCTTTGCTTAAGTCTTTTGGGGAACAAAATTGATCTTCGTCTGCTGGGGGAAGTGGTGAGCGGCTCAATCCCTCGAAATTGTTTAAGTCTTCAAGAATGGTGGAAATGGAAGAGTATAAAGATGCATCCATGGTGGAGAAGAGGGCATCTTCTGTGGGGATCTCTAGAGCTGGTTTCTTGCTCTCACTGACATATGTTTGGGAGTAGTCTTTTCTGGAGTTATCCTCTGTGGATTTCCACATGCCGGTGGCACTTGATTCTGTTTGCATGTTATCTTGAAGACGTCGTAAGGTGTTGGCCACCAGCACGAGATGCCTCAGGTTTGGTTCCACGTGGTGCAGGCTACGGTGAAGCTTCACTAGAGATATGTTCATCAAGCAATGGGATTGCACCGCAGGAAGCGAGCTCTGGCATCGAGCTGCTACCTCTACTTCGGGACCAGTTCCCATCTCCCCTTCGACCTCCGAAAATTTACGTTTGATCCCCTTGGCCAACATGAGTCTATGAGACAAAAAATGAGAACACGTTATAAGCACCGATTAATAGCTGACAGTGGGTTACCCTACAAACTTGACCGTAACAGAGGACATCTATAGTAATGAAAAGGAATCAGGTCTTCGTGTTGAAAACACACGAGTCCTGTGAGCACTTCTGGAAACGTGACTCACCGATGACACGACTGAAATTCTTTCATTTTCCTCAGGGTGAGTAACTAGAAGAAATAGATGTATGTGCCCTAGCTACACGCTGGAGAACAAACAAAACAAGCTGCAGAGTAAAAGAAAAGCGATACTTAAGGACAAGTTACGGAGTGGTTGCTCGGCAAAGACAGAAAATAAGCtgtctagagaaaaaaaaaatggcatacaaTGACTCGACACGTAGGTGGATTCGAGAGCTGGGCCTGCACTCAAGACGATGATTGTCAACCCTGAACAACCTCCCAAAATCATCACCCTCCCATGAAATGTTAGTATATTTCATAGACCAACAGACAGGGATTTCTGGAAACtactgtggatgtgtctggaaaagtgtcCAACTCGCAGTTCTAGGGGGTTGGCATGACCTTGTACATCTACAGAACTATAGACCCTTGCATATGGCATCCTGGTGGGCACCCGATAGCTCTAGTCCACATGTGCTCACAACATCCCGACTCTTCACACTAACTACCAATTAAAACACCGGCAAGTCAAATCTTATGTTAGAATTTATAGGGATTTCAATGCAGATCTCTTTACTTATCATTGTTCCTATTCAAATGGCAGTTTCCTGTAACAAATTGGAAATCtggcttggaaaaaaaaaatatcaagaaGAGAACCATCAACTATTTAGATTCTGCACGGATTTTATCCATTGTTCCATGGAGGCTAAAATCCATTTTTTGAGCCAGCACTCGTTTCATTGGTATAAAAAGtcaaggctttattttcctattgttaacccttgtcaggctgcataattttacaaccttaacaggctgcataggtacaattgtaccttcacatatacctccactgtgggaagactttacttggtttcagaaactaaagttcattcagctacaaatgttatgctgatatctattgttcagtgttgttactggtcacttatgttgctgtcaattaagttaattcaaactgggagtggcttctacttgtcttcctgcctccctcctctcattagccattttgctgttcatctcattgctgtgagcacacatttctaggcttgtgaagtcttcaatttcttggaaacgaaggtaggaaagtctcacagcatctaacagccagttatacctttattctcattatgtggggacagaacagtcaaattgtctttcagcctggacttggcttacatatattttgtatgaaacttatcactataggtataatttttatacgaaaaatggataataattagtatctacatattgttttacgatgttttatttatattcagcacaaaatacgaagccaaaattcatctagcaagtcatcatgagtgatagtaatgctggatctagtttccgccataatccaagaaaacgtgtttgcaggttagtataattttgtgaaaagccaataatgtagtatttcggaaaattatttattttacattttttcatatttacagatttacgtctgacgaaataatgcgaatgctagaagaatctgattctgagcatgaggatgaaccatatgttccatctgatgatgaaaactatgtaccacaagtggatgttactgaagaagattcagacattgaacaagaaatggtcatagagcatgaaaatgaatacgaatcagacgaaagtgttgaggatgattctgtgcctcaaagtgcaggcgacatttggactgctaaggatgaaactcaatggtgcagtaatccactgccaaatgcacaaacaaaatctcgtaatgtcctacgacaaagaggtggtcctgcagcaatcagcaacctatatacagcaaaagagctattcaagtccatcatgactcccgagatgtgtgacatcatattacgggaaacgaatcgaaaggccaagagagtttgtgatgcttacaacaacgaactggtacaacgttttcctgattcttccaaacggccaccacaaaaaacattcaagcaatttactgaaactgaacttcatgcatttttgggcatactgattgctgctggtgtgcacagagccaacaaagagaatctggaggaaatgtggaatgttgctgctctgcctcttatacgtgcagccatgtctcgtgaccgcttcaagatgatactcagatttatcaggtttgacaacgaaaatacacgtgcagaacgtgtgcaaacagataaagctgcaccaatacgggacatctggacaatgctgaacagtaatctggagagagcctacaagccatatcattgtatcaccgtcgacgagcaattatttccatttagaggtcatactaaatttacccagtatataccttcaaaaccagctaaatatggcataaagattttctgggcttgtgactcatcaaatgcctaccctttacaaggtcagctctacactgggaaaccaactgatggtcctcgacaagtaaacattggagaacgaacagtattggacctagtgagctcgtataaaggctctggaagaaatgtcaccaccgataacttctttacaaccatggaactagctaaggtattgaactcctggaacatgacactagttggtacagtgagaaaaaacaaaaggttcctacctaacaacatgcagcctgccaaagaaaggcctgtatactcgacaaattttgcctacaatcatgatgcaacagtctgttcatatgtaccaaagaagaacaaatcagtcgtgcttctatcatctatgcacatgacgggagaagttgaagagacactagcagccaagccagagataataaaatactacaacataacaaaaggtggcgttgatgttatggataaaatgttgggagagtacactgtgaaacgacgaacatcacgttggactttggcatttttctacaatatgattgatgtcagtgggttagcatcctacatcatctacagagaacacaatccaagcttcagggcaaaggatcaacgaagaaagttcctgaaagatctcgcaaatcagctgtgtatgattgcaattgaagatcgtagtacaaacaaaatgataatgagaaaccattttcttcgaggtgcagtagaaatggtgcttggacgatgcattgtggtagcatcgcagccagcagctggccccaaaatacctcatggtagtcgtggaccctcccctgttgttggtagttgctatgtctgcagagacctgaggcgaaaacaacgcaagactagaaagtcttgtgtggtttgtgtgaaacccatttgcgatgaacactctgtagcaaagccaacatgcattacttgcaaagaaaatcaataaaaaaaagtttcttacattttcttttataatgtaaatgaacagttttttacttgtttataatagttaaatagcattatcattaaaaaaaaatgtatgctttttcccttgcattatcttcattcaaaatatatgaggtacatttgtacctatgcagcttgttatggatgcaaaaagatctcgaccccttatctcggaagcgggtggagatattttattgaaatttggccaatatattctggaccaaaaatgtagagatgtcacgaaatttcagccctctacgtcttttcaaaaaaaagttattgcaattttaaaacggaatagttacaattgtacctattcagccggataagggttaaaaaaaGTAAGATAAGATAGCCTAAAAATGCAAATATCGGCAGCAAAAATGGGATAGGTGATGTGTTTCTGACCTACGGAGGCTAAAATCTGCAGACATACCCATATTAAAAAAATCCAGTATGCCGTTTGCTGTAGTGAATATGAATCCGAGTCTGATTTTCCTACCTCGAAATCCACCAAGTTATCATAGCCTTGTAGTAGGGGTAACTGCAATTAGCCACAACTTTGGAGGGAATTACATCAAATGTAATGGTCCACCATATACTATCAGTGTCCCTCCGTTTGGGATGTTAGCTCCTCACTTCTGAGTGGAGAACGACAAGCTAAGGTCCATTTATATGGGCCGTCCTGGGGCCCTAATTGACAATCAATCAGTTCGTTATTTGCCAGCTGAGCAACCAGTAATACATCAATCAGGGCACATTGGcttccattgttctcggcagcacaggttcTGTTGACACAGGACATGCTGTCGAGAACAATGATGTTTTGTGTAAACCAAAAGATAATTTCTCCCGACGAACTAGCGTCCTGCTCATTGTTCGGGTGACCGGCAGCCTGTTTGGGACCACTGtgcaatataaaaatataaagacCTCTCGTGACACTTCTGACAAACCTATTCTGACCGTTAAACAAGGCATTCTGTGACTTGTAGTTTCACATCTTCAGCTTGGAGTCAACTGGACTCAACATCCTATAGGCATATTGGGGTAAATTTATAAAGCTAAATGCGCTAGAATTCTGTCATATAgtttggcataaaaaaaaaaaacaacaacaaacagtCTTCACTTGCCGTCCCCGGGTCCAGGGCAGAGTCTCCGCTGCTGTTCCCAGCGCCTGGCACTGGCTTCTGCTCGGCCGTTACGGCAACAGCCAATCCGGATCTGAAGGGGGCGTTCTGTCTAAACTGACAGAGCAACTtggcactgattggctgatgacgtgATGTCAGCGCCACAGCCAATACCAGGCACTGGAAGCAGATATCGAGACTTCAGTGGACCTGGGAAAGGTGAGTACAACactttaaaaaaatattatatatatatatatatatatatatatatatatctctactatataattgtctaagagtcacttccgtctttctgtctgtcagtccttctgtctgtcacggatattcattggtcgcggcctctgtctgtcatggaatctaagtcgctgattggtcatggcaaaacacccacgaccattgccacgaccaatcagcgacggccacagtccggcggcaacatggccgctccttcctccccgcagtcagtgcccgctccgtactcccctccagtcatccagtcagccctcacacagggttaatgccagagttaccggagcgtggtgtaacgcactctggttacacagctattaaccctgtgtgaccaactttttactattgatgctgcatatgcagcatcaatagtaaaatgatctaatgttacaaataagaataataaaaaaaaggttattctcaccctccgacgtcgcgtcctgtcctcggcagtgcaagcggcaggttccggtgctaaggatgctatgcaagaaggacgttccatgacgtcacggtcatgtgaccgcgacgtcatcacaggtcctgcgctcataccaaccctgggaccggatgctgccgcatgcaccgcacacaggcgccaggactacaaggggccttcaggaggtgagtatatgtttattttttatttttaacctgttacatacgtggctgggcaatatactacgtgactgggcaatacactacgtggctgggcaatatactacgtggctgggcaatatactacgtggctgggcaatatactacgtgactgggcaatatactacggggctgggcaatatactacgtggacatgcatattctagaaatatatatatatatatatatatatatatatatatatatatatatacatacatacatgcagagaaggaaataagtatttgatcccttgccaattttgtaagtttgcccactgacaaagacataaacagtctataattttaagggtaggttaattttaacattgagagatagaatatcaaaaataaaatccagaaaatcacattgtataaattatataatttatttgcattttgcagtgagaaataagaatttgatcccctaccaaccatttagttctggctcctacagagcaGTTAGATGCTCctgatcaactcgttacctgcattaaagacagctgtcttacatagtcacctttataaaagactcctgtccacagactcaattaatcagtcagactctaacctctacaacatgggcaagaccaaagagctttctaaggatgtataTTATCTCATGTGAATTCTTCACCTTCCCATAGATGCCTCGTTCTCTTATACTGTAAAAAGCAAACAGGTAATTGCAAGGAAAGTCTCCCTAATCTAGAAATGTGCAGGCGTGTAAATTTATGCAAGTGTCCTGACAAGGGAGCACCTGTAACATGATGGCAATCACCCATATATACAAGATATATCATCATACCGGTCATCATCAGAACTAGTAGTGACCATCAGCAGATCTTCACCATAGTAATGGCTTCACCTCAATCTCCCCCGTTCTATAACCTACGACCACGATACGACCATCTTGCACTATTCTCCCCCCTGACATTGCCGAATGTCACCCTCCCCCGTAggatataataataattaaaaaaaaaaaaatacgcagtTAGGATTTTTGTTTTTCTCAAATTCAAGATCCAAGTGGGATTTTGTTAGACGGGAACATACGAAACAAACATGGACTCCAGGTATATGTAACAGTCCGCGGTCACTGGAGGAGCCGCTCCGGCAGCAGATCCCCCTCCCTGGGAGAAATGACTTGCACGCTACTAGTTACTCATCTGTCAGACCCTGCGCAGCCTATAGACACGCCGTCTCATTCACTAGAAATCTCAGCGACGGTCTCGTGTACCTCTCTGAGGAGGGGGGGACATATGATCCCACACCGATGAGGATCAGAATGACATAAATGTGGGACCCTACAGGATTCCCCTTTAAgatgatttaaaggggttgttccaatTAAATAAAAATTAAGTAATATAAGAAGTAATATTTGCATTTCCGATCCCGCCGCAGCTCCCGTGCGAATACGTTTTTCCTGTTCTCCGGGAGACCCCTGTACCAGTTTCTGTTTTTCCAGATCTAGCGAAGCCgtattggcgcaacactggagaggAGCAATTCCACCTGTGCCACCCCGGTCCGCGCCGCCATGACGTCTCCGTGCCGCTGGTGCTTACTAGGCCCAAGATACAAGGCCCATCATAAGCGCCAGAAGAGCCGGGATGCCGGGTGCAAAAGTGAACCGAGGACCGGCAGAGCGAATCAAATTGCTCATCTCTACAAGTGACCACTGTTGCCAATCACTTTGACAGCCAGTGGTTACACGTCACGTTGACACCGCAACCCGGGACCCCGGAGAAGCCGCTTTATGCCACTGTGAACCCTTTAAGTTTTACACTTGGTTTGCCGGACAGCCCCTTAAAGGGGAAGTCAGGTGACACCGATAACACATGAGCCGATCACATTGACGAAGTAAAGAACTCTATGGGGAGCCGAGATTTCCAAATCGACAATTTAACCCCCCGTGATCAAACCGAATGTCCATTACATATTCATTCGTTCCTTGTGATGATCTGTGATCGCAGTCAACGTGATCGTCCTCACGTGTATCTGACAGATCACAAGTTTCTCTTTTTCATGACACCTCCCCTTTAACACAGCAAATTTATACAATCCCAAAAGGATATCGGACCGACCGACCGTGCCCCCCTTTAAGAAAATGAATGCACCCCATTCTGAAAATTACTGccactatatacactgctatatttgTATATTGCTAATATTTGTGGAATGTTtaacaatatatatattatattaccaTTAGGAGGGGTACAAAAAAATAAAGTAGGTGCTCTGTCCAGAGAGGAAGGGGTTAATGCGAGGGAGCTGCAGGGCTGTATTCTATAAGGAGCTGCTGGGGCTCCAGGATTGCTCCCACTATGGTCTTATAAAGGAGTGAGTCACCCCCAAAAATGTCCACTTAGAGGCATGATGGGAGAGGACAGAACCTTGGTAAATGCTCCAAGACACCGGACTAGTCTGACCATAGCCCCGGACATAGAGAGCCCCTCAAAATCCCACCGTCCGCCATTACCCTCCCTCCTCCTACGCACATACCTGCCCAGCTGCTCAGCAGCCAATCAGAATCCTCCTTGCGGCGATCAGCAGCCAATCAAAGCGTTGCATCCCACCCCCTCCTCTCAGAGCCCTCAGCAGCACAGCTGCTCCGGCCGCAGAGCTGTCAGTGAATGCAGCGCCGTTCTGTCTGCCGAAGCGCTGCCTCGACGTAACCACGCCCTTTCTCTTCTTTAATTGGTCAGGTTTCCGCAAGATCTGCCAATCAGATAGCTAGGGCGTGATCCGAACGGCGCGTGCCGCTCCCCGTCCCTCTCCTCCCCTCCCTTTTCTTCCTTCTTCTCGCTGCCTCTGAGTGACTAAGCGGGCGTGGGCTGGGAAGGGAGGGGGCGATGCACGTGTCCACGTCACGATGGTTGCCCGTGGGGGGCGGAGCTTGGGGAGTGATTGGCAGGAAGGGCCCGGGATACGTTGTCAGGGAAACACCTCAGTAAGGGGCCTCCTGAGTGACTACCTCATTAAAGGGGGCTCAGCTCCAGCCTGCCTCGC is a window encoding:
- the LOC138661821 gene encoding SERTA domain-containing protein 1-like, encoding MLAKGIKRKFSEVEGEMGTGPEVEVAARCQSSLPAVQSHCLMNISLVKLHRSLHHVEPNLRHLVLVANTLRRLQDNMQTESSATGMWKSTEDNSRKDYSQTYVSESKKPALEIPTEDALFSTMDASLYSSISTILEDLNNFEGLSRSPLPPADEDQFCSPKDLSKDGSREESGKLTPTSSFPNSSTYLLGDNLEDIFEDIDTSMYDSDPWASSNLLNFKTFTSMNETEEKTSSDGQDSMLELSDLDYLMDVLVGTQNC